The Campylobacter concisus genome has a window encoding:
- the fdhD gene encoding formate dehydrogenase accessory sulfurtransferase FdhD → MQPIFTTKITKFRGVNKEVVDDILVREIKLEIYINDKKFGAVMATPTDQKALAVGYLISENVITKPEDITEVRLSSDELSVYVSAKVNEKRLEQFDEEKVIISGCGRSSTANIDPQAMAARAVKSGAKFNKDMILAQMREFYTQCELYEMTGCVHTAKLFVSEDKFYIGEDIAQHNTIDKAVGKAVLDGANLANSFLMVSGRLSSEMVAKAVMHGVPALISRTAPTSLGVVIARKFELTLCGFARGENINVYSGEERIYE, encoded by the coding sequence ATGCAACCTATTTTTACAACCAAAATAACAAAATTTAGGGGTGTAAATAAAGAAGTAGTTGATGATATCTTGGTGCGTGAGATCAAGCTTGAAATTTACATAAATGACAAAAAATTTGGTGCCGTTATGGCAACGCCTACCGATCAAAAGGCGCTTGCTGTGGGCTATTTGATCAGTGAAAACGTCATCACAAAGCCAGAGGACATAACAGAAGTTAGGCTCTCAAGCGACGAGCTAAGCGTCTATGTAAGCGCCAAAGTGAACGAAAAGCGCCTAGAGCAGTTTGACGAAGAAAAGGTCATAATAAGTGGCTGTGGCAGAAGCTCAACGGCAAACATCGACCCACAGGCGATGGCAGCAAGAGCCGTAAAAAGCGGAGCTAAATTTAACAAAGATATGATCCTTGCTCAAATGAGGGAGTTTTACACGCAGTGCGAGCTTTATGAGATGACTGGCTGCGTGCATACGGCAAAGCTCTTTGTGAGCGAAGATAAATTTTACATAGGCGAGGATATCGCTCAGCACAATACGATCGATAAAGCCGTTGGCAAGGCCGTTTTAGACGGAGCTAACTTAGCAAATTCATTTTTGATGGTGAGTGGCAGACTTAGCTCAGAGATGGTCGCAAAGGCCGTTATGCACGGGGTGCCAGCGCTTATCTCAAGGACAGCGCCAACTAGCCTTGGCGTGGTGATCGCTCGTAAATTTGAGCTAACACTTTGTGGTTTTGCAAGGGGCGAAAATATCAACGTTTATAGCGGCGAAGAGAGAATTTATGAGTAA
- a CDS encoding winged helix-turn-helix domain-containing protein: protein MSKNLEELIKQTLNKSGKLDCGTAFKIANKLGIEVGEVSDEATRLGIKIDNCELGQFGGLDKDRGKFTLSLKLKEVSDEKGRVFCKDAREMAAANGGLKTMRSTLRDYGFDVKYCQLGCFKEKKGKKMRVKTKTWIENDEGELIFGKGKTEVLDVIAEVGSISKAAEILGMNYKKCWSHLQILQKNLKEDLFTTKQGGGDSAGTTLNDRAHELINAYKQLQNDIEDYANKRFKELFLKQDEKKNDKK, encoded by the coding sequence ATGAGTAAAAATTTAGAAGAGCTAATAAAACAAACGCTAAATAAAAGCGGCAAACTTGACTGCGGCACGGCTTTTAAGATCGCAAACAAGCTTGGCATAGAGGTCGGCGAGGTAAGCGACGAGGCAACCAGGCTTGGCATCAAGATAGACAACTGCGAGCTTGGACAGTTTGGTGGCTTGGATAAAGACCGCGGTAAATTTACATTGTCGCTAAAACTAAAAGAAGTGAGCGACGAAAAGGGCAGAGTTTTTTGCAAAGATGCAAGAGAGATGGCGGCGGCTAACGGCGGGCTAAAGACCATGCGCTCGACGCTTAGAGACTACGGCTTTGATGTGAAGTACTGTCAGCTAGGCTGTTTTAAGGAAAAGAAAGGCAAAAAGATGAGAGTAAAGACAAAGACTTGGATAGAAAACGACGAGGGCGAGCTTATATTTGGCAAGGGCAAAACCGAGGTTTTAGACGTTATAGCCGAGGTTGGCTCGATATCAAAGGCAGCTGAAATTTTAGGTATGAACTATAAAAAATGCTGGTCGCATCTACAAATTTTGCAAAAAAATTTAAAAGAAGATCTCTTTACGACCAAGCAAGGTGGCGGAGATAGCGCTGGCACTACGCTAAATGATAGAGCACACGAGCTTATAAACGCCTATAAACAGCTTCAAAACGACATCGAAGACTACGCAAATAAGCGCTTTAAAGAGCTATTTTTAAAACAAGACGAGAAGAAAAACGATAAAAAATAA
- a CDS encoding aminotransferase class V-fold PLP-dependent enzyme, with protein MPTIDEVRKNIILKDGIYYFDYTASGLAYAPIEDEISKFLKTYANTHSDSSSSAVLTQKRYENARAELKELLGLDDSFYLIATGQGATAAIKKFQEIMGIYLPPATRELIGTQNLRNVKVPLAIISPYEHHSVEVSLREGLCDIERIGLDESGKIDILNLKQILKLNSKRKIIACFSAASNVTGIKSDYKEIYRLVKEHGGIFALDAATLSAYENIDCKYFDALFLSPHKLLGGVGSCGLLVIKKELCKDVPTFAAGGTVKYVSRTSHLFVNEFEHLEEGGTPPIIQLIRANLAYKLRNEIGFEVIKKAEYELGSLFCEELKNIDEVINYCPKNVERLPIFAFNIKDVSPYDFAASLSNDFGVQTRAGCDCAGPYGHDLLHLKDNAVFDVKPGWVRVSIHYTHTKEDIKYLVNAIKSCIKKHKEMWGEEKAMYSMFGDKF; from the coding sequence GTGCCAACCATAGATGAAGTAAGAAAAAATATCATTTTAAAAGATGGAATTTACTATTTTGACTACACAGCTTCAGGACTTGCCTATGCGCCTATCGAAGATGAAATTTCAAAATTTTTAAAAACCTACGCAAACACTCACTCAGACAGCAGTTCAAGCGCCGTGCTAACGCAAAAACGCTATGAAAACGCAAGAGCCGAGCTAAAGGAGCTTTTGGGGCTTGATGATAGCTTTTATCTAATAGCAACAGGTCAAGGCGCAACGGCTGCGATAAAGAAATTTCAGGAGATAATGGGAATTTATCTGCCGCCAGCAACAAGAGAGCTTATTGGTACACAAAATTTAAGAAATGTAAAGGTGCCGCTTGCCATCATTTCGCCATATGAACATCACTCTGTTGAAGTTAGCTTAAGGGAGGGACTTTGCGATATAGAGCGTATAGGACTTGATGAAAGCGGCAAGATAGACATTCTTAATTTAAAACAAATTTTAAAGTTAAACTCAAAAAGAAAGATCATAGCTTGCTTTAGTGCCGCTTCAAACGTAACCGGCATAAAGAGTGACTATAAAGAAATTTACAGACTAGTTAAAGAACATGGCGGAATTTTTGCACTTGATGCTGCTACACTTAGTGCTTATGAAAATATTGATTGCAAGTATTTTGATGCATTGTTTCTCTCGCCTCATAAGCTACTTGGTGGAGTGGGCAGCTGCGGTCTTTTGGTGATCAAAAAAGAGCTCTGTAAAGATGTGCCAACATTTGCAGCTGGTGGCACAGTCAAATATGTAAGTAGAACATCACATCTTTTTGTAAATGAATTTGAGCATTTAGAAGAGGGTGGGACGCCGCCGATAATACAGCTAATACGTGCAAATTTAGCTTATAAACTAAGAAATGAGATTGGATTTGAGGTGATAAAAAAGGCCGAATATGAGCTTGGAAGCCTCTTTTGCGAGGAACTAAAAAATATAGATGAAGTTATAAATTATTGTCCTAAAAATGTAGAAAGATTGCCTATATTTGCTTTTAATATAAAAGATGTATCGCCTTATGATTTTGCGGCTAGTTTAAGCAATGACTTTGGTGTCCAAACACGTGCAGGCTGTGACTGTGCTGGTCCATATGGGCATGATTTGCTTCATTTAAAAGATAATGCTGTCTTTGACGTAAAACCTGGCTGGGTGCGCGTTAGTATACATTACACTCACACTAAAGAAGATATCAAATATCTTGTAAATGCCATAAAGTCTTGCATTAAAAAACATAAAGAGATGTGGGGAGAAGAAAAAGCGATGTACTCTATGTTTGGAGATAAATTTTAA